ATTCCCTTTGGATACATGATTATTGACTCGTAATGGAATTTGTTCAAGTAAATCGTTGTATTTTATGGTCCGCTTAAACGCTCATGCAATTTGAGCAGATACAGAGTTTGTAAGCAGCATCAGGATGTAATCGCATTTCTTATTTCAAGATGCAAATCATGCAAATTGTCTGGAGAGATTTCATGATTCCGTTGCTTAAGAAAATCATTGTGTGTAATAGAAAGATGTTTGCCAAGTAAAGTgtcatttgaataaaaatgatGCTGCTCACTAACTGTAACAATAAAGCATAGCAACGAGCCAGATTCATGCACAAAATGCATGATTGTCTAAACCTTAAACTTTATATACCGCAAAGTAGGTGCAGGGACATCCTTGTATAAATTGGCTTGTACAAATTGCACGAACATGGCTTTTAATACTGCCAGTATATACTGAAATAGATTTATTGAAGCCAAACTGCAAGGCTTACGCAAACTTCGTGATCCATTTACGTTGCATGGAACTATTTGTATTAATTGTatatttacaagaatttcaATGTTAACTACGCTTATCACTTGATACTGTTGACAAACTGTTGACAAACAATATGTAACATATATGTAGTCAACTGAAATTCAGTTAACTACATATATGCTTGTATAAATCGGCTTGTACAAACTGCATGAGCATCTAAAATTAGGTGCAGAAATCAATTTTTATGCAAACTATACTTTTTTGCCTGGGCAAACATCATGATTACTTTTACATCAACGATTTATGCCTTTACACTTGTAGgtttacaatttacaaaaaaaaagctttaattttaaagctggTGATAAACTGTATGAACCACTGAACCTGTAACATTGAGGGTCTCAAAATTTCTAGACGAATTGATCGATTCTTTCAAGAGAAACgccaacaaaaattaaaaccgcTTTTCAATGATACGTTGTCAGTAAGCCTCCctagataataaattaagtaacacttaataaaacattattttatgttCCCAATACTCCGCACTTAAATTAATCGAAAAATCAACATTCCTCAACACCACACATCCTCTGTCCTTAATTAATGTTACATTTTACTTTTTACGTTAGACTATAGAGCGGCTTGACCATTTTTGTTATACGACTCATGGCCCCgattaatcaataataatatgCAAAGTGGGTTGGATGTTCCAGTGAGACGTAACCATTTAACAGCCTCTTAAATGAAAAAGGTCATAGCAATAACGGTTTCATTATATTCGGGTCAAAGTTGAATTATTCTGTTAGGACAATGGTGTAATCGCAAATGGTACTTTGGTACATGAGTTATTAGAGACTATGAgctatgaaattaattaatgagGGTCATTTTTGATGCATTCCTGACTATTCAACCATTGAGTatctatttgtaatttttgaggTTAATAGAGCGAAACTTAGAAGCGAAGGAAATAGTCACTAgagtaaatattgatttaaatccCATTTACGTCTGGATTAATTCATACAAATTAATAGCCAATTACTATAACGAACATTCCTATACGTACCatgaaaattattagttattGAATTTGATTACTATAGGATGTAGTGaataatttctgaaatttttaggTTCAACGAGAATGCCTCAGTGGCAAGTGGATGATTATGGAGATATTCATCAGGATATTGACAGTTCTTTGAATCTGGACTCGGAGTTGTCCGGTGGTGCGTATACAAAGTAAGTTACAAGATAAAAATGCACCCATTTGTATGttgtaaatcaattttttttgtgataataataactaaatcgtttttttttgtgttctCCACAGTGAAACGATATTAGCCATAAACGGTATGACGGTGTTTAAGCAAGAAGCGCCTTCGCCTACCACCCTTAACGATGTGGTGCACCTGCAAGTGGCCCACCACAATCGGCAGAGTCCCACGTCGACCCAGCAGGGACCCATGGTCAATCCGATAAATAGCACCATGGAGGAAAACAGCCAGAACGTGTTTAGCAACACGATTAACCAGCTGCTAAACCATAGCGCCCTTGCCGGTCTTCAAAGCGTTATGGATGGTGAGTTAATTTAAGTGTGTATTGTATGCTTTAACTTATGCAACCTAAAAAACTAAGACTAAAATACAGGCAAGTACATCGCAAGGTAGAAATGAATACTTTAggtttaacatttaaaattcaatatatgCAAGATCGACGAGATCATaagtgatttattaaaaaaaaattatataagaatcAAGATGCTTTTCACGGACAAATAAGAACtataaaatcagattttaataaatgtttgttaACATACTTACAGTAATAATTGAGGATTTTAAAGAATCTTCATAACATACGCAATACATTTGTTTAGTGAACTGTGGtgattttttatggtttgatgTTTTATGATGTGGAATTCTAAACAGGTGTGGTTTCTCTTGTGGTAATTATGGTATAAGAATAATTCCTTTAAATATGATCTATgtatatacataataaataaatgatacatCACATATGCTATTCCTAATACTAATCTTACCATATTACTCTACGGGCATACTTCTATAGGAAACCATGTATGAACATAAAAGGTTTTctaagaactttttattttttctttttttaaggaaaCAATTTAACTACCTCTACAGACAACTACACAGTTTCCTCAACGAACTACAGTCTCCTGGAAGACTGTCGCTTTCAATACGTCCTAGCGGCAGCCACCAGCATAGCCACAAAGCAAAACGAGGACACCCTCACTTACCTAAACCAAGGACAAAGCTAcgaaatcaaattgaaaaaacttgGTGATTTGTCGATGTATAGAGGGAAACTGTTAAAGGTACGACTTCTACGTCCTAATGATAGATACGGTgtcttttaatgtttttttgtcaGTCTGTGGTGAGGATTTGTTTCCACGAACGACGCCTGCAATACATGGAAAAGGAGCAAATGGAATCGTGGCAGAAAGCGAGACCGGGCGATCGGATTTTGGAGGTCGACATACCGCTGTCTTATGGTGCCTTTGATATTTCTCAACCGTCAAGTGCCTTGAACGTTATTAGTTTTGTTTGGGATCCTACGAAAGAAGTTGGCGTTTATATTAAGGTATGTAAGCAATCGGGATTTTTAGGAAAGGTCAAGTAAAACTGTTTAATAATTTGTCACGTTATATAATGGGTATTTCGGTTaataatgtcaatttttttgtttgatttaaacATGTGTTATCATTATACAGAAACaggatattttaataatgaaagtaCTGGCCATCGTTAGAGATAACCTTTTCCCATCTTTCTGCCAAGAAATGGATTTGTTGCCAAAATAAACGTTCGTTTTTGAAAGCCAACCATCCATCAATCCAAATTTTCACCTGTTCGAAAGATTGGAAATGTTGTTCTGAAAATCCGTGCTGCATTGATCGAAATAAGCGTTAGCCAGAAGGAGCCAAGTCTGAAGAATTTGGCGGGTGGGGAAGGACGTCTCATTTGACATTTTCCAAAtcatttttaacacattttgCAACATGAGGTCGATCATGGTCATGTTGAAATATTCAGTTTGCTACTTACCTAACATCCAACAATATACTTCCTCCTTAGCAGTCGGGATTTAGGATTATGGGCATAGCACAACTAGTGCACTCTTGAATATTGCTGATAATCAAACTCGAGCGCTTggcaatgaattttttattattatcttttgtttaaaactttttattgtataaattttatttcattaaaaaatttatattaaaactgTTTATCTGTGGAATCATACACAAAGAGTACGAATACATAGACACTTTTCTGAGTCAACACAAATATCAGCGATATCTCAATTTCAGTTTACTCAAAGGAGCATAACTTGATTAATTCAGCCAAAGCTAAAATGGTTCGATTTTCGAATAAAAATGCTCggaaaaatattgtttcatCCGTTAAAATTCAACTAAATAACACATCAATTCCTTTTTCTGATGATATGAAGGTTCTGGGACTGACTTTGGATAGCTCTTTGTGGTTTAGAGAACATATCAGTATTCTGCTAAAAATGTGCTATTTGAGAAAGTGTATGcttcaagtaaataatttaattttatttaatcaactaATTTAATTCATTATCCAATATTGTTCGCTAGTGTATTTTTCAGGTTTCGATCAACAGGCACATTATGATTTACAATGGGTTCAAAACATCTGTTgccgatttatttttaatttaagaaggtTTGATCATGTCTCTCAaggcatttataatttaaaatggctCAAAATACCGTACtcgtatttatttaagtttttatttccCACATTTATATACCGTTAATATAATAACCGAAGCCTCAAATATTTGTATGAAAAACTTTTATCTAGAAATCGAGTGCATGGTCAAAATATTAGACATATTACCCTCACTATGTCGCACCAGTCAACTGCTCTGTTTATCCGTTCTTTTACATATAATActgttcttttttataatattcaaaatcctatgttaaatgataatttgtatacatttaaaagaaatgttaaaaatttatttttggaaggATCATGGAATGAGATTATATGAATTGATTATTGTACTTTGATTTTTGATGGTGAACTCTAATGTATAAATATAGTTgcaaatattatgtatttaattaattaatttattacttgttGTATCTTCATCTAATAATGTTAGTTAATCAgcattatcaaatttttttgtgtaatCTGGGCGATCCTTGTCTTTCACATGTAAACCACCATTTTTGAAGCGTTGAAATATTCACAAGTTTTTTGGGCTCAAGCATCTTTAGCATAATAAGCTTCAACCAACAGTCGAAAACTCTTAGCAGCCGTTTTATTCAAATGAAAGATTGTAATAAGGCTTTCCCGCAAAACGACTCTTCATGCTATAAAATTCGAGATTTTTGATGCAAAAAAGAACAAAGTTGTTGGCACAGGGACAGACCAAAACAAAGAGGTTTTGAATCGCACCTGTTTATCCTTAAAAATACAGTAATGTCACTAGTTTTCAGCTACTAATATACCTGTGACGCCATATCGAAACAAAATCGACATTATTAATCGATTCacctattaaataattattattaaattcgtttaaatttagtcttttattataaaagaatttaatgatttttaatgagtttttttttaatttattgggtataatttgttgtatataaaattatatttattttatttaaaattttccgcCTGCAATAaggtaaagtaaaaaaaatcaatttcatgTCGGACTATTAACCTCGATCAAATGTAACTGGGGCAATATTTTGcccatttattgtaaatttttaggGTTTTAACGCtgggcattttttttttaaattttaattatattttcctGGTTTTATTAATACCAGTTCTTATCTGTTCTAAACTTTTGGAGCAAGCTACAATTTTATTCCGGGCATTTTAAGGTATTCTTTAAGTAGATTAGCTATTACTAATCGAGCATTCAAAATAGTAATTAAGAAaagtttaagttaaattataatCTTAAGTTGGCAATAAACTATAAAACCGTACcaataagtaaaaataacaaaaagtgGGCActagaattaataataatcagtAAAAGTACAAAACGATTATTAGTGTGTTATAAGAGTTTCTTATAAAAGCCTGTAAATgagtggattttttttttaattttggcctTTTGGAATGGAAAGATTATCACAAAAACTACTTGTATGTTTAGGAATTTCATAAAGGTCCTAGGTACAGTATTTCTATCATGTACAGCTGATCTTTTAATTTGTCGACTGGGAACACagaggtttaaaaaaaacaatcgtGGTAATTAAggttaaataatgttttttatttaggtatttacAGTCGTTTCTTATGTGTCCTTATATAAAAcaacatataaagaaaatataggCTTTATAGAAAATACGAAAATACTAACAACATTGAGTATCTTgaacaattaaaataacttgatgtcaaaataaaaacacctataaaaataatttgtataaaatacggaaaattaaataagttcaAATTCAGGGCTTTTCTGAATATTTGTAcatttgtaaacaataaaaaagaatCAAACAGAATACCAAACAATAcgttttttaatagaaataaattaaataatcccaagtctattctgaatactttttctGAGTTCTTTCGGCAGTCTTTTACCATACCGAATTCGACCAATATGCTGGGAGCATTAGGAAGTGGAAGAGGAATGAATCACTTTTTCTGctcaaaatactaaaataatggAGTTTACAGAAAATGATATTCAAATAGGAATTAAGAAGATAAAACCCAAACCGATCTCTGGTCCTGGTCAAATCTTTTTCGTGATTTCTATCCAGTTCTTATTATGCCTCTGTTTCATTTGTGTAATTTATGTCTAAAATCGAgagttttttcagaaatattggAAACCTCTAGGATCTGccctatttattaaaaaaaaaaaaagatatcatAAACTATAGACCGGTATCAATCATGGATATCTTTGCTGAAGTTTTTGGTTTGTAATAGTTTATATCTTATGGTATTTGGGCAACTCGTAACTAATCAACAtgggtttattaaaaatagttctacTGTTTTTAACTCgctagtaattaattaattacagcACATTCCAAAGGCCATAGACAACCAGTCTAAGAAGTCTAAGAAGTATCTACGGATTTTTCAAAACGACGTCGACGGTTTCGACCGCCTTGACCATGCAATTCTACTTAATAAACTTGACATTTTTGGCTTCGATAACTTTtctttagaattattatttcattattaccTTTGTGGACAAAAACAATACATTGAGTTGCATGATCATAGGTCGGATGTTTACTTAGTCAGCTCAGGGGTACCACAGGGttcgatattttattattcagttCAGCTTTTGCTCTGCCAATTAGCCtacaatcaaaaaatatttttggatactGTAGATTTTatagatttcaaaaaaaaaattaataactgtaGATTTTCAGTTCTTTTCGTGTCTATCTCTCAAAACTACCaatatttcatgaaataaaatccCTCGTTTACCTTTTTTAGGTTAACTGTATAAGCACAGAATTTACCCCGAAAAAACACGGCGGTGAAAAGGGAGTTCCATTCCGGATTCAGGTGGAAACTTATCAAAACGGAGACGCTTTAACGTCGAACAAGCGATTGCACGCGGCCGCCTGCCAAATTAAAGTGTTCAAGTTAAAGGGAGCGGACAGGAAGCATAAACAAGACAGAGAGAAGATTATGAAGAGACCGTTGGCGGAACAAGAAAAGTATCAGCCCAGTTACGATTGCACTGTGTTAAATGatgtaagtattattttataaaagcatttatttattgGATATTAGCAACATTcccgtttttgagatatatcAGAAGCATGCATTTGTGGTTAAAATGCCGGTACAggagtcatttaaaaaaaaatcaatatgatAGTAGTGTGAAGTCAAGAATCAATCGAATTTTTGCTAAAGAACTTATGGACCAAGAGGCCATGACAAAAAACTTGATATAATTTGTACGGATTGTTAATATACAAATCATAACTTAGACACTACGGGAGGGTCGTTCAATAAGTCCgtagaaaaagttaaaaaattgtgttttttttaacagaatctCCTCTCAGCTCTATACAATTTTCcagtcgtttatttttttttaattttttatgctttcCTAAAGATAGGATTTCGAAAGATCTGCAATCAAATCAAAGACTTATTTGGCTTCAATTACGACTTTAGCCTAAAACTAGCCTAAGAATTAATGTGtaacctaataaaaatataaacacaatTAATGAACATTTAAAATACTGTTGAAAATAGTTCCAAACAAAGCAATTTCGATTTATTGTCTGACAACTTTTCAATTACTCTAATTACCGCTTTTTGTTGTTTGAAGATAGTTAAAATGTCCGTAGAATTTCCCCAAAACAGCATCCTAGATAGTAAATGCCTTTGGAACATCCCCATGTGTGctgttctaattattttttggcTAGAATATGTTGATAATATTCGTATTTAATGAGTTAGCAGTTtagtttaacttttaatttaatgtctTATTAAGGTAGATACTAAGAAAGTTAAAAGCATTTTGAGAAATGTTATTATCAGGTCTTAAAGAGAATTGAATattgaaggtttttttttctatatttattaacaatgaATTTGTACTGA
The sequence above is a segment of the Anthonomus grandis grandis chromosome 12, icAntGran1.3, whole genome shotgun sequence genome. Coding sequences within it:
- the LOC126743384 gene encoding transcription factor CP2-like protein 1 isoform X4, which codes for MPQWQVDDYGDIHQDIDSSLNLDSELSGGAYTNETILAINGMTVFKQEAPSPTTLNDVVHLQVAHHNRQSPTSTQQGPMVNPINSTMEENSQNVFSNTINQLLNHSALAGLQSVMDGNNLTTSTDNYTVSSTNYSLLEDCRFQYVLAAATSIATKQNEDTLTYLNQGQSYEIKLKKLGDLSMYRGKLLKSVVRICFHERRLQYMEKEQMESWQKARPGDRILEVDIPLSYGAFDISQPSSALNVISFVWDPTKEVGVYIKVNCISTEFTPKKHGGEKGVPFRIQVETYQNGDALTSNKRLHAAACQIKVFKLKGADRKHKQDREKIMKRPLAEQEKYQPSYDCTVLNDISNDAVLQTPPLPAAVPYIPGDSCPEFQKASQNNCQNNDVSQHALIPQKTIHSNPQSPEKRDESSLNSDNGVVECFTNNNQLTQFSNPDETVHWLTSNRFEKYLDVFARFSGSDMLRMSRDDLIQICGHADGIRLHNALHLKAIAPKLKLYICRENTSVFNAIFLSSHNHQELVQKLCVMSSMNPEQVKATYIEGPHSIHIQLSDDVLRHVEEETMFSLNVVHENGGYVLLLKRKVKQ
- the LOC126743384 gene encoding transcription factor CP2-like protein 1 isoform X2; the encoded protein is MFRRMLLPDYLAESSTRMPQWQVDDYGDIHQDIDSSLNLDSELSGGAYTNETILAINGMTVFKQEAPSPTTLNDVVHLQVAHHNRQSPTSTQQGPMVNPINSTMEENSQNVFSNTINQLLNHSALAGLQSVMDGNNLTTSTDNYTVSSTNYSLLEDCRFQYVLAAATSIATKQNEDTLTYLNQGQSYEIKLKKLGDLSMYRGKLLKSVVRICFHERRLQYMEKEQMESWQKARPGDRILEVDIPLSYGAFDISQPSSALNVISFVWDPTKEVGVYIKVNCISTEFTPKKHGGEKGVPFRIQVETYQNGDALTSNKRLHAAACQIKVFKLKGADRKHKQDREKIMKRPLAEQEKYQPSYDCTVLNDISNDAVLQTPPLPAAVPYIPGDSCPEFQKASQNNCQNNDVSQHALIPQKTIHSNPQSPEKRDESSLNSDNGVVECFTNNNQLTQFSNPDETVHWLTSNRFEKYLDVFARFSGSDMLRMSRDDLIQICGHADGIRLHNALHLKAIAPKLKLYICRENTSVFNAIFLSSHNHQELVQKLCVMSSMNPEQVKATYIEGPHSIHIQLSDDVLRHVEEETMFSLNVVHENGGYVLLLKRKVKQ
- the LOC126743384 gene encoding transcription factor CP2-like protein 1 isoform X3, coding for MCSTRMPQWQVDDYGDIHQDIDSSLNLDSELSGGAYTNETILAINGMTVFKQEAPSPTTLNDVVHLQVAHHNRQSPTSTQQGPMVNPINSTMEENSQNVFSNTINQLLNHSALAGLQSVMDGNNLTTSTDNYTVSSTNYSLLEDCRFQYVLAAATSIATKQNEDTLTYLNQGQSYEIKLKKLGDLSMYRGKLLKSVVRICFHERRLQYMEKEQMESWQKARPGDRILEVDIPLSYGAFDISQPSSALNVISFVWDPTKEVGVYIKVNCISTEFTPKKHGGEKGVPFRIQVETYQNGDALTSNKRLHAAACQIKVFKLKGADRKHKQDREKIMKRPLAEQEKYQPSYDCTVLNDISNDAVLQTPPLPAAVPYIPGDSCPEFQKASQNNCQNNDVSQHALIPQKTIHSNPQSPEKRDESSLNSDNGVVECFTNNNQLTQFSNPDETVHWLTSNRFEKYLDVFARFSGSDMLRMSRDDLIQICGHADGIRLHNALHLKAIAPKLKLYICRENTSVFNAIFLSSHNHQELVQKLCVMSSMNPEQVKATYIEGPHSIHIQLSDDVLRHVEEETMFSLNVVHENGGYVLLLKRKVKQ